The following proteins are encoded in a genomic region of Coffea eugenioides isolate CCC68of chromosome 6, Ceug_1.0, whole genome shotgun sequence:
- the LOC113774070 gene encoding uncharacterized protein LOC113774070, whose amino-acid sequence MEESDNSEEELPVDGKVGFLVVRKVLAARAIEEDDMQRQVKVPFHIGKYEDEVVKQMVMEDATHQFEDSYLIDTKELKLDREVLKSWNCECFGYIGRSVQHTERELLRVQKIYDRSGREEERVRLGKARTEHTHLLAIEQDFWLQKAVVKWMKEGDANTSYFHAMIRQCRNQNFKARIKNEDGKWLQTNQEIKLSAVEFFSALFRFEAGVARLNDIPFFLHSISLQQRSRLELMPTEEEVSWVVFDMDKDNAVGSDGFLALFYQTCWQLIKKDLMAAV is encoded by the exons ATGGAGGAAAGTGATAACTCGGAGGAAGAATTGCCCGTTGATGGTAAAGTTGGATTCTTAGTTGTCCGGAAAGTGCTTGCTGCCCGAGCTATAGAAGAGGATGATATGCAAAG GCAAGTGAAGGTTCCATTCCACATTGGTAAGTATGAAGATGAAGTG GTTAAGCAAATGGTCATGGAAGATGCTACGCACCAATTTGAGGATTCGTATCTCATTGATACGAAAGAATTGAAATTAGACCGTGAG GTACTGAAATCATGGAAttgcgagtgttttggttacATTGGTCGTAGTGTCCAACATACGGAGAGGGAATTGTTGCGAGTCCAGAAAATTTATGATCGGTCTGGAAGGGAGGAAGAGCGTGTGAGGTTGGGGAAAGCGAGGACGGAGCATACGCATTTGTTGGCCATTGAACAGGATTTTTGGCTGCAAAAAGCTGTAGTCAAATGGATGAAGGAAGGGGATGCTAATACCTCCTATTTCCATGCAATGATTCGACAATGCCGGAATCAGAATTTCAAAGCCCGAATAAAAAATGAGGATGGAAAGTGGTTACAGACCAATCAGGAGATTAAGCTTTCGGCTGTGGAGTTTTTTAGTGCATTATTTCGGTTTGAGGCAGGAGTTGCGAGACTGAATGATATACCATTCTTTCTTCATAGTATTTCTCTACAGCAGAGAAGTAGGTTAGAATTGATGCCCACAGAAGAGGAAGTGAGTTGGGTGGTGTTTGATATGGACAAAGATAATGCAGTAGGGTCAGATGGCTTCTTGGCATTATTCTATCAAACTTGTTGGCAGTTAATAAAAAAAGACCTTATGGCGGCAGTTTAG